A DNA window from Scylla paramamosain isolate STU-SP2022 chromosome 10, ASM3559412v1, whole genome shotgun sequence contains the following coding sequences:
- the LOC135103996 gene encoding LOW QUALITY PROTEIN: parkin coregulated gene protein homolog (The sequence of the model RefSeq protein was modified relative to this genomic sequence to represent the inferred CDS: inserted 1 base in 1 codon), translating to MTSVKQLTASERRENNRFRSQSQPAPSRPSSKANTPSSPASLGSHRPRKEWTIDGITTRRRHSAHPSHEGSGGRRGQVSAASSRRAVAAFTPASRIKGAKVSGPPKVGVFRPRPSPPTTFRRMYERGDVPVTLHHDHHGHTLRWKVDVEKLDYHHYLPXFFDGLRETTHPYDFFSRAGIRDLLTRGGDKILPVIPQLILPIKSALNTRDVRVICTVLKVLQELVMSAPLVGESLVPYYRQILPTLNLFKHKNVNSGDEIDYSQQRRENLGDLIQETLEILERHGGRDAYINIKYMVPTYQSCVMN from the exons ATGACATCGGTGAAGCAACTGACCGCGTCCGAGCGTCGAGAAAATAACAGGTTCAGGTCGCAGAGCCAGCCCGCACCCTCGCGGCCTTCCTCCAAGGCCAACACCCCAAGCTCCCCCGCCAGCCTCGGCAGCCACAGACCCCGCAAGGAATGGACCATCGACGGCATAACCACGAGGAGGCGACACTCGGCCCACCCGTCTCACGAG GGGAGTGGTGGTCGTCGCGGGCAGGTGTCAGCCGCCAGCTCACGGAGGGCGGTGGCGGCCTTCACGCCTGCTTCTCGCATCAAGGGAGCGAAGGTGAGCGGGCCTCCTAAAGTAGGTGTATTTCGACCCCGCCCGTCCCCGCCAACCACCTTCAGAAGAATGTATGAGAGAGGAGACGTGCCTGTCACCcttcaccacgaccaccacggcCATACCCTGCgctggaag GTTGACGTGGAGAAACtcgactaccaccactatctgC TCTTCTTCGATGGCCTGCGGGAGACGACACACCCCTACGACTTCTTCAGCAGGGCAGGCATCCGGGACCTGCTGACGAGGGGCGGGGACAAGATCCTTCCCGTTATTCCTCAACTCATTCTCCCCATCAAAA GCGCCCTCAACACCAGGGACGTGAGAGTCATCTGCACGGTGCTGAAGGTGCTGCAGGAACTGGTGATGTCGGCGCCCTTGGTAGGAGAGTCCCTTGTGCCCTACTACAGGCAGATCCTCCCCACCCTCAACCTATTTAAACACAAGAACG TTAATTCCGGGGATGAGATTGATTATTCACAGCAACGCCGCGAGAACCTGGGGGACCTCATCCAAGAGACGCTGGAGATCCTGGAGCGGCACGGGGGGCGGGACGCGTATATCAACATCAAGTACATGGTGCCCACCTACCAGTCCTGCGTCATGAACTAA